The Ornithinimicrobium faecis genome includes a window with the following:
- a CDS encoding thiolase family protein, with amino-acid sequence MIGHETFLLDAVRTPFGKLRGGLSHVRTDDLGAVPIRELLARHPGLDPATIEDVIYGNTNGAGEENRNVARMAALLAGLPVTVPGATVNRLCASGSEALVQASRAVAVGDARLMIAGGVEGMSRAPYVLPKPDEALPRRMELHQTTVGWRMVNPAFPDEWTMSLGASAQAVAQARGIGRDEQDAYAARSHQRVHAAYEAGHHDGFVVPLEGVERDESLRPGSTTETLGALRPAFTAEGAVTAGNSSPINDGALATLIGTVEVADELGIEPIARIVGSRTVALSPELFAVAPVPAIQQLLEREGLGFDDIDLWEINEAFAAMVLSVLHDLPQIDRDKVNVNGGAIAIGHPLGASAPRVVVDLARELARRGGGLGVAAACIGVGQGTAVLIEVPRG; translated from the coding sequence ATGATCGGACACGAGACCTTCCTGCTCGATGCCGTGCGCACGCCCTTCGGGAAACTGCGGGGCGGACTCTCGCACGTGCGCACCGACGACCTGGGCGCGGTCCCGATCCGCGAGTTGCTGGCACGGCACCCCGGTCTCGACCCTGCGACGATCGAGGACGTCATCTATGGCAACACCAATGGCGCCGGCGAGGAGAACCGCAATGTCGCCCGGATGGCGGCGCTGCTGGCTGGCCTGCCGGTGACCGTGCCCGGTGCGACCGTGAACCGGTTGTGCGCCTCGGGGTCGGAGGCGCTGGTGCAGGCCTCGCGCGCCGTCGCGGTCGGGGACGCACGCCTGATGATCGCCGGTGGCGTGGAGGGGATGAGCCGCGCGCCCTATGTCCTGCCCAAACCCGATGAGGCCCTCCCCCGGCGGATGGAGCTGCACCAGACGACGGTGGGGTGGCGGATGGTCAACCCGGCCTTCCCGGACGAGTGGACGATGTCGCTGGGGGCCAGCGCGCAGGCGGTCGCGCAGGCTCGGGGCATCGGTCGGGACGAGCAGGATGCGTATGCCGCACGGTCCCACCAGCGGGTCCACGCCGCCTATGAGGCCGGTCACCACGACGGCTTCGTGGTGCCGCTGGAGGGCGTGGAGCGGGACGAGTCGCTGCGGCCCGGGTCGACGACGGAGACGCTGGGTGCGCTCCGACCGGCTTTCACGGCCGAGGGCGCGGTGACGGCCGGCAACTCCTCACCGATCAACGATGGTGCCCTGGCGACGCTGATCGGCACGGTCGAGGTCGCCGACGAGCTGGGCATCGAGCCGATCGCCCGGATCGTGGGGTCGCGCACCGTCGCGCTCTCCCCCGAGCTGTTCGCGGTGGCTCCGGTGCCGGCCATCCAACAACTGCTCGAGCGGGAGGGGTTGGGCTTCGACGACATCGATCTGTGGGAGATCAACGAGGCGTTCGCGGCGATGGTCCTGTCGGTGCTGCACGACCTGCCACAGATCGACCGCGACAAGGTCAACGTCAACGGTGGCGCGATCGCGATCGGTCACCCTCTCGGTGCCAGCGCTCCTCGGGTCGTCGTCGACCTGGCGCGCGAGCTGGCCCGTCGCGGTGGCGGACTGGGCGTGGCCGCAGCGTGCATCGGCGTCGGTCAGGGCACGGCCGTGCTGATCGAGGTGCCCCGTGGTTGA
- the tig gene encoding trigger factor has product MKSAVETLSPTRVKLTVEVTSEELQPRMDAAYKTIAQQVNIPGFRRGKVPNRIIDQRFGRGAVVQEAVNDALGEYYSQALAEHEVKPMGQPEVNMTELPLEDGQQLKFDAEVDVVPEFELPDFSTLNVEVDPVAVDEADVQTRLDNLLARFGTLVGVDRAAQDGDFTSVDISAILDGEQIDSAEGISYEIGSGTMLPGMDEALIGHTAGETVEFTAPLAGGDKAGQDAEITLVLQTVKERQLPEQDDEFAQLASEFDTFEELMEDLRAQSEQGAKFEQGVQARDKVLEQMLELVDIPVPDSVVEAEVHSHLENENRLEDDVHRAEVTESTQKAVKTQLLLDKLVERDEVQVEQNELVEYLVMAAQQYGMNPNEFAQQLDSQNQVPGMVAEVGRRKALASVLESVTVKDTDGNVVDLNEIETGDEDEAAAADSGDSVDSADSEDSVDSADSVDSVDSVDSPDEDEDATEVEPAEKA; this is encoded by the coding sequence GTGAAGAGTGCCGTCGAGACCCTGAGCCCGACCCGGGTGAAGCTGACTGTGGAGGTCACCTCCGAGGAGCTTCAGCCCCGGATGGATGCGGCCTACAAGACCATCGCCCAGCAGGTCAACATCCCGGGCTTCCGGCGCGGCAAGGTGCCCAACCGCATCATTGACCAGCGCTTCGGCCGGGGTGCCGTCGTGCAGGAGGCCGTCAACGACGCCCTGGGGGAGTACTACTCCCAGGCGCTGGCCGAGCACGAGGTCAAGCCGATGGGCCAGCCCGAGGTCAACATGACCGAGCTGCCCCTGGAGGATGGCCAGCAGCTGAAGTTCGACGCCGAGGTGGACGTCGTCCCCGAGTTCGAGCTGCCCGACTTCAGCACGCTCAACGTCGAGGTCGACCCGGTCGCCGTCGACGAGGCCGACGTGCAGACCCGCCTGGACAACCTGCTGGCCCGCTTCGGCACGCTGGTCGGTGTCGACCGCGCCGCCCAGGACGGTGACTTCACCTCCGTGGACATCAGCGCGATCCTGGACGGCGAGCAGATCGACTCGGCCGAGGGCATCTCCTACGAGATCGGCTCCGGCACCATGCTCCCGGGCATGGACGAGGCCCTCATCGGCCACACCGCCGGCGAGACCGTCGAGTTCACCGCGCCGCTGGCCGGTGGCGACAAGGCCGGTCAGGACGCCGAGATCACCCTCGTGCTGCAGACCGTCAAGGAGCGTCAGCTGCCCGAGCAGGACGACGAGTTCGCCCAGCTCGCCTCTGAGTTCGACACGTTCGAGGAGCTCATGGAGGACCTGCGCGCGCAGTCCGAGCAGGGCGCGAAGTTCGAGCAGGGCGTCCAGGCCCGCGACAAGGTCCTGGAGCAGATGCTCGAGCTCGTCGACATCCCCGTGCCGGACTCGGTCGTCGAGGCCGAGGTGCACAGCCACCTGGAGAACGAGAACCGCCTCGAGGACGACGTGCACCGCGCCGAGGTCACCGAGAGCACCCAGAAGGCCGTCAAGACCCAGCTGCTGCTGGACAAGCTGGTCGAGCGTGACGAGGTGCAGGTCGAGCAGAACGAGCTCGTCGAGTATCTCGTGATGGCCGCCCAGCAGTACGGCATGAACCCCAACGAGTTCGCCCAGCAGCTCGACAGCCAGAACCAGGTCCCCGGCATGGTGGCCGAGGTCGGCCGCCGCAAGGCCCTGGCCTCTGTGCTCGAGAGCGTGACCGTCAAGGACACCGACGGCAACGTCGTCGACCTCAACGAGATCGAGACCGGTGACGAGGACGAGGCCGCTGCGGCCGACTCCGGGGACTCCGTGGACAGCGCCGACTCCGAGGACTCGGTCGACAGCGCCGACTCGGTGGACAGTGTTGACTCCGTCGACTCGCCCGACGAGGACGAGGACGCGACTGAGGTCGAGCCCGCCGAGAAGGCCTGA
- a CDS encoding SIMPL domain-containing protein, with translation MTDTIEVTGSGQSSGVPDLVVLELRIQAERDTVADSLRAVSEGVRAVVERTATYRSSPVPPPRTQGLSLHTRHDREGRGVIGYTASQQLRLSLPGTDLAGEVVTALSEAAGDTLGIDGLSLSVSDPAELQRAAREAAFADARERAEQFAALAGRELGTVRGVRDQPGDGGGPSPKLARAAAFDSGSMPIEAGEHTVTATVHVIWELV, from the coding sequence ATGACGGACACGATCGAGGTCACCGGCAGCGGACAGTCCAGCGGAGTCCCCGACCTGGTGGTGCTCGAGCTGCGGATCCAGGCCGAGCGCGACACGGTGGCCGACAGCCTGCGGGCCGTCTCTGAGGGCGTGCGCGCCGTCGTGGAGCGGACGGCCACCTATCGCTCCTCCCCCGTGCCACCACCTCGCACCCAGGGGCTGAGCCTGCACACCCGGCATGACCGCGAGGGCCGCGGCGTCATCGGCTACACCGCCTCCCAGCAGCTGCGGCTGTCACTGCCCGGCACGGACCTGGCGGGTGAGGTGGTCACCGCGCTGTCGGAGGCCGCCGGGGACACCCTCGGCATCGACGGGCTCTCGCTGTCAGTGTCCGATCCCGCTGAGCTGCAACGCGCTGCCCGCGAGGCCGCGTTTGCCGACGCTCGCGAGCGCGCCGAGCAGTTTGCCGCCCTCGCCGGCCGCGAGCTCGGCACCGTGCGCGGAGTGCGGGACCAGCCCGGAGACGGCGGTGGGCCGAGCCCGAAGCTCGCCCGCGCCGCCGCCTTCGACAGCGGCTCGATGCCGATCGAGGCCGGCGAGCACACGGTGACTGCCACGGTCCACGTCATCTGGGAACTGGTCTGA
- a CDS encoding quinone oxidoreductase family protein: MAQRWIATRPGGLEVFELMDHEVPPPGPGEVTVQVRAAGMNPADHKHVATGATDDFPKPVGYEVAGVLTALGPGTEIASGGGGVGDEVLAFRVRGGWTTAMNVPARDVFAKPASVSFEAAANLLLAGTTASEMLHVTGAAEGETILVHGASGAVGVSLLQQAALRGVRVIGTASERRFEEVRRFGGEPVAYGDGLQERVRELAGEGVAAALDCVGTDEAVDVSLALVADRDRIVTIAARHRAAADGIRAIAGAFPQSAAFRDGVRAGLIELAGRGLLEVPVARTYPLEAAIEAAEFLGGQHPGGKLALIP; the protein is encoded by the coding sequence ATGGCGCAGCGCTGGATCGCCACTCGTCCCGGTGGCCTCGAGGTCTTCGAGCTAATGGATCATGAGGTGCCACCGCCGGGCCCCGGGGAGGTGACCGTGCAGGTGCGCGCCGCGGGGATGAACCCGGCCGACCACAAGCACGTCGCCACCGGTGCCACGGACGACTTCCCCAAGCCCGTGGGCTACGAGGTGGCCGGCGTGCTGACCGCCCTCGGCCCGGGCACCGAGATCGCCTCAGGGGGTGGCGGCGTCGGTGATGAGGTGCTGGCCTTCCGGGTGCGGGGTGGCTGGACCACGGCGATGAACGTCCCCGCGCGGGACGTGTTCGCCAAGCCTGCGTCGGTCTCCTTCGAGGCGGCCGCCAACCTGCTGCTGGCCGGCACGACCGCGTCCGAGATGCTGCACGTCACCGGCGCCGCCGAGGGCGAGACGATCCTGGTCCACGGCGCCTCTGGGGCGGTCGGGGTCAGTCTGCTCCAGCAGGCCGCGCTGCGGGGTGTGCGGGTGATCGGCACGGCCAGCGAGCGGCGTTTCGAGGAGGTGCGCCGCTTCGGTGGCGAGCCCGTCGCCTATGGCGACGGGTTGCAGGAGCGGGTGCGGGAGCTGGCTGGTGAGGGTGTCGCCGCTGCGCTCGACTGCGTCGGCACCGACGAGGCCGTCGACGTCTCGCTGGCCCTGGTGGCCGACCGCGACCGGATCGTCACCATCGCCGCTCGGCATCGGGCCGCAGCCGACGGCATCCGCGCGATCGCCGGGGCCTTCCCGCAGAGCGCGGCCTTCCGTGACGGGGTGCGCGCCGGACTCATCGAGCTCGCGGGGCGCGGACTCCTCGAGGTGCCGGTGGCCCGGACCTATCCGCTCGAGGCTGCCATCGAGGCTGCCGAGTTCCTGGGTGGCCAGCACCCGGGCGGCAAGCTCGCGCTCATCCCCTGA
- a CDS encoding peptidase: MTHRQLPPVEVAPVHDGGYLSGFLLLRRWPEDPVEWAQFLVLAVQMAAMPGMLPQGSTVFRVVEQVPEGGPPGAIGLVHAEGQLLGDHPLVPGQFADSTPPGLAVLHPPSSTVSSVSSYETASGCILLPGVPDLGLDHRAAWAEADRDGTVTRMASRSGVDPLGDADTAALSLLLVA; the protein is encoded by the coding sequence ATGACGCACCGTCAGCTCCCACCGGTCGAGGTTGCGCCAGTGCACGACGGCGGCTACCTCTCGGGTTTCCTGTTGCTGCGCCGGTGGCCCGAGGACCCGGTCGAGTGGGCCCAGTTCCTGGTCCTGGCCGTGCAGATGGCCGCCATGCCGGGGATGCTCCCGCAGGGCAGCACCGTCTTCCGGGTCGTGGAGCAGGTGCCCGAGGGTGGCCCGCCCGGGGCCATCGGGCTGGTTCACGCCGAGGGGCAGCTGCTCGGGGATCACCCGCTCGTGCCCGGCCAGTTCGCCGACAGCACCCCGCCCGGTCTGGCCGTCCTGCACCCGCCCAGCAGCACCGTCAGCTCGGTCTCCTCCTATGAGACGGCCTCCGGCTGCATCCTGCTGCCCGGTGTCCCCGACCTCGGGCTGGATCACCGCGCCGCGTGGGCCGAGGCGGACCGCGATGGCACCGTCACCCGGATGGCCAGCAGGTCGGGAGTGGATCCCCTGGGCGACGCCGACACTGCGGCGCTGTCGCTGCTGCTGGTCGCCTGA